A window of the Lactuca sativa cultivar Salinas chromosome 7, Lsat_Salinas_v11, whole genome shotgun sequence genome harbors these coding sequences:
- the LOC111903643 gene encoding root allergen protein, producing the protein MDFFTTEIEVTSSLSATKLFKVYADFDTLAPKVDPQTFKAISIIEGDGGVGSIKSIIFGDGVPFTNSKQRFDAIDVTNLSVSYTIFGGDALLDNVDSATHHVKFVPSADGGSVYKHTALFNCKPNTQLGEDILNFTKEAFKNTFKAMEAYAIAHPEAY; encoded by the exons ATGGATTTTTTCACCACCGAGATTGAGGTGACTTCTTCCCTTTCCGCTACTAAACTTTTCAAGGTTTACGCAGACTTTGACACCCTCGCACCTAAGGTGGATCCTCAGACTTTCAAAGCCATCAGTATTATTGAAGGCGATGGTGGTGTTGGAAGCATCAAGAGCATTATCTTTGGTGATG GTGTTCCATTCACAAACTCAAAGCAGAGATTCGATGCAATTGACGTAACCAATCTAAGCGTCAGCTACACAATCTTCGGAGGTGATGCCTTGTTGGATAATGTTGACTCAGCCACTCATCATGTTAAGTTTGTACCTTCTGCTGATGGTGGATCTGTATACAAGCACACGGCCTTGTTTAATTGCAAACCTAATACTCAGCTAGGAGAAGATATTCTTAACTTTACCAAAGAAGCATTCAAGAACACCTTCAAGGCAATGGAGGCCTATGCCATCGCTCATCCTGAAGCTTACTAG
- the LOC111903632 gene encoding uncharacterized protein LOC111903632, producing the protein MVRTRLMPESSGTSEEEIRRIIQEEVAAAIRAEIPEMFGSIKTTLIETFDERYAALSEAAAAAATATIAAARPQGGDALLFREFSNTKPPEFDGTQDPVAAMRWISDIEGCFFTCSSPEHLKVRFALNQLRLGAKDWWKFVTAHYSPAELSAVTWERFTTMFRDEYVPQVERERLAQEFLTLKQGTESVTAITRMFHERAMFCPEHVSTEQARMSRYLSILRRDIREFAANSSYRTFAELQANARKREIELETQAREEAESQGRDRRPALSQPAAKRAKPADPRPGSQKGRTCGKCGKGHDGVCRAGSCYKCGKEGHMAKDCPKGFAVCFHCNQTGHRKAECPQLRGASQGSAPAATRVTESRPVKAETPRARGRAFQLTAEEARAAPDVVAGTSDDRGKAPA; encoded by the exons atggtgaggacacgtttgatgcccgagagcagtggtaccagtgaggaggagatccgccggatcattcaggaggaggtggctgcggccatcagggcagagataccggagatgtttgggtctataaagaccacattgattgagacgtttgatgagcgttatgccgctctttctgaggctgctgctgcagcggctaccgcaacgattgctgctgcgaggccgcagggtggggatgcgttgctgttccgtgagttcagcaacacaaaaccaccagagtttgatggtactcaggatccggtggcagctatgaggtggatatctgatattgaggggtgtttcttcacttgctcgtctcctgagcatttgaaggtgcggttcgcgctgaaccagcttcgcttgggagcgaaggactggtggaagtttgtgacggcgcattattcgcctgctgagctttctgcggtgacctgggagaggttcaccactatgtttcgagatgagtatgttccccaggtggagagggagcgtttagcacaggagtttctgaccctcaagcagggtactgagtctgttacagcgatcacgaggatgttccacgagagggcgatgttctgccctgagcacgtgtccactgagcaggcacgtatgagccgctacttgagcatcttgaggagggatattcgggagttcgctgcgaactcctcgtaccggacatttgccgagcttcaggcaaatgcccggaagagggagattgagcttgagacccaggccagggaggaggcagagtctcaggggagggatcggcgaccggcgttgtcgcagccggccgccaagcgggccaagcctgctgatcccagaccagggagccagaagggccgcacttgcggaaagtgcggcaagggtcatgacggagtctgccgagcagggtcttgctacaaatgtggcaaggaggggcacatggccaaggactgccccaaggggtttgcagtgtgctttcactgcaaccagactggacaccggaaggccgagtgtccgcagttgcgcggagcatctcaggggtctgctcctgccgccaccagagttacagagagtcggcctgtgaaggccgagacgccgagagctcgagggagagctttccagttgactgcggaggaggcccgcgctgcgcccgatgttgtggctg gtactagcgatgaccgtgggaaggcgccggcttga